Genomic DNA from Mycobacterium stomatepiae:
AATCGGATGGTCCGAGCCGGACGTGAGCTCGAACACCTGGTTGGTAGCCGAGTCGGAGACGTACACATTGCCGGCAGGGTCGACCTCCAGGCCGTCGGCGTCGGTGAGCTGAAACGGCAGTACGAGCGGAGCGGCACGACTCGGCGACGGAGCCGGCTTGGAGGCGGCATGGTCGGCGGTCGTTCGACCGAATACCAGGTAGACGCCGGCAGAGACGACCGCGACGACGATGAAGATGACCGCGGCCATGATCTTGAGAGACGCCCCGCGCCGTGGTGGTGTGGCCTTGGCGGGCGCTTCGACTTCCCAATCGTCATCCACGGGTCGACTCCCTCAACCCCCCCGGGTCATCGCGACACCAGGACACTACCGCGCGGCGTTGCCCGCGCACAGCAATTTTCGGGTGAATTCCGTAAATCGGCTTTGCCGACGACCTAGATCTTGCGGGTATTGGCCGCCGCGCGGTCCATCTCCCAATACGCGCGCAGGGCAACTAGTTTGCCCTCGTCGTTGGCCTTGTAGGTGAACACGCCTTCGGCCGTTGTCTGGTAGTCGCCGGTGGTGATCAGGATATGGCCGACGTTCGCTTCCTCGTTGCCGCACTGGTAGGTGTCGCGGAAGAAGAACTCGATCTTGGTGGTGGGGGAGATGGCCTTGTCCCAGAACGCCGAGATCGCATCGCGGCCGCGGTGTCCCTTGCCTTCGGGGTCGAAGGCCGACGGACCGATGGGATCCTCGACGACGGCGTCGTCGGTGAACACCGCAAGCCAGGCATCTTTGTCCCTGGCCCCGACCGCCTCACGCGAGCGCCGGCCGGCCTCGTGGGCCGGATGTTCGGTCACGCGCTTACTTTTTCGGGTTTGTCGGCCCCGACCACCCACATCGAGTAGTACTGCGAACCGCCACCGTAGGCGTGCCCCAGCGCCTTTCGTGCACAGGGTACCTGGTGATCGCCGCCCTTGCCCATTACCTGGATCGCCGCTTCGGCGAAGCGAATCAGGCCGGAGGCGCCGATCGGGTTCGACGAGAGAACCCCGCCGGAGGGATTGACCGGCAGCTTACCGCCTATTGCGGTCTCGCCGGATTCGGTGAGCTTCCAGCCCTCGCCCTCGGGCGCAAAGCCTAGGCTTTCCAACCACATTGGCTCGAACCACGAGAAGGGCACGTATATCTCGGCGGCGTCGATCTCGTCGATCGGGCTCTTGATGCCGGCGGCATCCCAGAGCGCCTTGGCCGCGTCGCGGCTGGCCTGCGGGCTGACCTGGTCGCGGCCCGAGAACTGCAGCGGCTCGGTGCGCAGCGCGGTGGCATGGATCCACGCTACCGGTTGTCCTTGCGCCAGGCGGGCTTCGGCGATCTCCTCGTCGCCGATAACGACGGCGGCGGCGCCGTCGGAGGACGGGCAGGTCTCGTCGTAGCGGATCGGGTCCCACAGCATCGGGGACTCCATCACCTTCTCGACGGTGATATCGGGTTGGTGCAGGTGCGCCAGCGGGTTGCGGGCTCCGTTGAGCCGGTCCTTGACCGCCACGATGGCGCCGATGTTCAACGGCGCGCCCGAGCGGCGGATGTAGGAGCGCACATGCGGGGCGAAGTAGCCGCCCGCGCCGGCGCCGACTGGCTTGATGAAGGGGATGGGAATCGACAACGCCCACATGGCATTTGATTCCGATTGCTTCTCCCACGCCATCGCCAGCACCCGCCGGTACTTCCCGGACTGGACCAGGCTGGCGGCCACCACCGCGGTGGACCCACCGACCGAGCCCGCCGTGTGTACCCGGATCAGCGGCTTGCCGGTGGCGCCCACGGCGTCGGCCATGAACAGTTCCGGCATCATGACGCCCTCGAAGAAGTCCGGCGCCTTGCCGACCACGACCGCGTCGATGTCGTCGAAGGTGGAGCCGGAGTCTTCCAGCGCGCGGTCGATCGCCTCGCGCACCAAGCCGTTCATCGAGACGTCTTTGCGCTTGGCTACATACTTGGTCTGCCCGGTACCCAGTACCGCGGCGAGGTGCGCTCCTCCACCGGCCATCAGTTCTTTCCTTCCATGACCGCGACCAGGTTCTGCTGCAACGCGGGTCCGCTGGTGGCGTGCGCTAGCACTCGATTCGCAGAACCGTCCCAAATGTGTTGTGCGGCAAATCCGATGCGCTCGAGACCGGCGACGAACATGGGGTTGGCTGACAATGCTCCGCCGGACGGATTGACTTTCGTCTTGCCCGGGATCCGGATGGCGTCCATCAGGATCAGGTGCTGGTGGGTGAAGGGGGCATGGATCTCGGCGACATCCAGGTTGGCGGTGGTGCCGCCGGTGGCCGCCTTGGTGGCTGCCCGCGTCGACGGGGAGTCGGTGAGGTCACGTGCACCGAGCACCGGGGTTTCGATGCGATGCTCGATTCCGGTTATCCAGGCCGGGTTTTCGCGCAGCTCGCGGGCACGATCGTCGGCAGCGAGCACGATTGCGGCCGCGCCGTCGGTGATCGGTGCGATGTCGTGCCGCCGCAGCGGGTCGGCGAAGAAAGGCCGGTCCAGCAGGCCTTCGACGTTGACCGCCGATTCGACCTTGTCGACGCGTCGGGCGTTGGTGAACGAATCGAATGCAACGCGGGCCATTTGGATTTCGGTCCACTTACCGTTGTCGAGTCCCAGACGGGCCTGCAGTCCGGCCATCGACACCGAGTCCGGCCACAGCGGCGCGACGGTGTAGGGGTCGGTCTGCCGAGACAGGATCTGGCGCAGGATGCCGGCCGACGACTTGCCGAATCCGTACACCAGCGCGGTGTCCACCTCGCCGGTCAAGATCTTGATGTAGGCCTCGTAGAGAGCCCAGGCCGCATCCATCTCGACGTGCGACTCGTTGATCGGCGGAACGGCGCCGATCGAGTCGATCGCAGAGATAAACGAAAAGGCCCTTCCAGCAAGGTAATCGGACGATCCCGAGCACCAGAAGCCGATATCGGTGCGGGCGATGCCCAGCTCCTCGTAGAGCTGGGCGAAGCACGGAATCAACATCTCGACGCCGTTGGTGGTGCCGTCGGTGCGGCGGACATGCGGGGGGTGGGCAAAGCCGACGACCGCAACATTGCGTTCGCTCATGTGCAGGTGGGCCCTTTACAGGTGGTGCTTGTAGGTGTCGTACTCGGCGTCGGGTTCACCGGTGGGCCGGAAGTACTCGATGTTGTCGATGCCAAAACCCCACTCCTCGCGAGGTTTCCACACCGCTTCCACGCGCATGCCCATCCGGACCTCGTGTGCGTCGATGTCGGCGACCAGATGTAGGAACGGGATATCGGCACCGTCCAGCAGCACATAGGCGGCCACGTAAGGAGGCTTGATGCGCTGACCCTGGAACGGGATGTTGATGATCGCGAATGTGGTGACGGTGCCCTTGTCCGGCAGCTCGACGAACTCGGTGGTGGGCTGGCCGGTGGCCGGATCGGCGCCGTGCGGCGGGAAGTATACCTTGCCGTGTTCGCCTGTCTTGGCCCCCAGCAGTTTGCCTTCGGCGATCGCCCGCAGGTAGGCGCTTTCCTCGTGCGAGGCGGTGTGCTGAATGGTCAGCGAGATCGGCGTGATGATCATCGTGACCGGGTCCTGGTCACTGGCGACCGGCTCGACCGGCTCTTCCTCCTCACCAAGCTTGAAGTACGCGATGTCGGTGATGGCGCCCACCGTTTCGTCGGCCCAGTGCACATGCACCCGTGCGCCGGTCTTGATCTTGTCGGGTTCGCCGGCATCGACCGCATGTATCAACGGAGTGTCCGCGCCGTCGAGCTTGATCAGGGCCCAGGCGAACGGACGGTCCAGCGGCTGGCCCTCAAGGGGGTCGGGCTGCCAGGCCCAGGACATCACGGTGCCGACGGGCGAGACCGGTACCATCTTGCCCAGCGGTTCGTAGGTGACCGGGTCATATTCCGCCGGTGGCACATGCACCCGGCCATCCGATCCGCGCACCCCGAGGACACGGTGCTCACGCAGTGCGGTGAAGAACTTGCTGAGCGTGGTCCCGACTGAACGGGTGTAGTCGAAGGACAGAGTTAACGGCGCTGAGAGGGGCGGCTCGGAATGATCGTTCGTGGTCGGGCCGCTCGAAGTGGCTGTCACGCCTTCGAGTAGAACAGGTTCTAAGAACCGATTCAATATCGGGTCCGTTCTGGCCGGGAAAGGCGGAGAAATGAAGCTGGGTTTGCAGCTGGGATATTGGGGCGCTCAGCCGCCGGAGAACCACGGCGAACTCGTCGCCGAGGCCGAGGCCGCCGGATTCGATGCCGTGTTCACCGCCGAGGCGTGGGGGTCGGATGCCTACACACCGCTGGCCTGGTGGGGTTCGTCGACGCGGCGGGTGCGGCTGGGCACGTCGGTTGTTCAGCTCTCGGCGCGGACCCCGACCGCGTGCGCGATGGCCGCGCTCACTCTCGACCACCTCAGCGGTGGGCGGCACATTCTCGGGCTGGGGGTGTCCGGACCGCAGGTCGTGGAGGGCTGGTACGGCCAGTCATTCCCGAAGCCGTTGGCGCGCACCCGCGAGTACATCGACATCATCCGGCAGGTGTGGGCCCGCGAGGCGCCTGTGACCAGCGACGGCCCGCATTACCCGCTGCCTTTGAAGGAGGGGCCCGGGCGACCGGCAACCGGCCTGGGTAAGCCGCTAAAGCCGATCACCCACCCGCTGCGCAGCGACATCCCGATCATGCTCGGCGCCGAGGGGCCGAAGAACGTCGCGCTGGCCGCCGAGATCTGCGACGGCTGGCTGCCGATCTTCTACACACCGCGGATGGCCGACACCTATAACGAGTGGCTGGACGAGGGCTTCTCGCGGCCGGGCGCCCGCCGCAGCCGCGAGGACTTCGAGATCTGCGCGACGGCCAACATCGTGATCACCGAGGACCGCAGCGCCGCATTCGCGGCCATGAAGCCCTACATCGCGCTCTACATGGGCGGCATGGGCGCCGAGGACACCAACTTCCACGCCGACGTCTATCGCCGGATGGGTTACGCAGAAGTGGTCGACGAGGTCACCAAGCTGTTCCGCAGCAACCAGAAGGACAAGGCCGCCGAAATCATCCCCGACGAGGTGATCGACGACGCCGCGATCGTCGGGGACGTCGACTACGTGCGTAAGCAAATCGCGGCCTGGGAGGCCGCGGGCGTCACGATGATGGTCGTCTCCGGCCGCTCTCCCGAGCAGGTCCGGGACCTCGTCGCGCTGATCTAGGCCCAGGCTTGCCCCGTCAGTAGAACGGGTTCTAGATTGACCGGATGACTGTGACGCAGCACACCATCGCGGCCACCGTTCTCACCATGCCGGTGAGGATCCGCCAGGCAAATCAGCACATGGCGATGTTCTCGGTGGACGCCGACGCCGCCCAGCACCTGATCGACTACAGCGGTCTGCAAGTCTGCCGTTACCTGCCAGGCCGAGCGATCGCGGTCCTGATGCTGATGCACTACATCGACGGAGACCTGGGGCAGTACTACGAATTCGGCACCAGCATCATGGTCAACCCGCCCGGTTCGACCGCGAGTGGCCCGCGCGCTCTGGGGTCCGCCGGCGCCTTTATCCACCACCTGCCCGTCGACCAGCCGTTCACCCTCGAGGCCGGGACGAAGATCTGGGGCTACCCGAAAGTCATGGCGGACTTTACGATTCGTGAGGGCCGTCAATTTGGATCCGACTGTGTGATCGACGGGCAACTGGTGATCGGCATGGACTTCCGTCCGGGCCTGCCGATTCGGCTGACCCCGCGCCATCAGGCGCAGCGCAGCTACTCCCACCGCGACGGCATCACCCGCGAGACCGCGTTCGAGCACACCCTCGACGGTGTGCGGACGCGGCTCGGCGGTGTGAGCGTCCGGCTGGGTGATCACCCCTACGCGAAAGAGCTTGCGTCGCTGGGGCTTCCCAAGCGCGCGATGTTGTCCAGCTCTGCTGACCAGGTTCAAATGACATTCGGTGACGCCCAGGAGATCTCATGACCCTTCCCGATTTGGAGACTAAGCCCGACGTCGACTTGACCGACGGCGCTTTCTACGCCGGTGACTCCCGGTCCATCTACAAGTGGATGCGTGAGCACGAGCCGGTCTTCCGGGACCGCAACGGGCTGGCCGCTGCCTCGACGTATCAGTCCGTCATCGAGGCCGAGCGCAACCCCGAGCTGTTCTCGAATGCCGGCGGCATCCGCCCCGACCAGCCGGGCGTCGAGATGATGATCGAGATGGACGATCCGCAACATCTGTTGCGCCGCAAGCTCGTCAACTACGGCTTCACCCGCAAGCGGGTTAAGAACCTGGAGGTCTCGATCACCTCGCTTTGCGACACGCTGATCGACGCCGTGTGCGAACGCGGCGAGTGCGATTTCGTCTGGGACCTCGCCGCGCCGCTGCCGATGGCGGTCATCGGCGACATGCTCGGTGTGCGTCCCGAGGAACGCGCGATGTTCCTCAAGTGGTCCGACGATTTGGTCAGTTCCCTGAGCAGCACCGCGGCCGAGGCCGATGTCCAGGTCACGATGGAGGCCTTCGCCACCTACAGCCAATACATGATGGGCATGATCGAGGCCCGCAAGAAGGAAGCGACCGACGACCTGGTCAGCGTCCTGGTGCACGCGGAGGTCGAAGGGGCGAAGCTGGAGGACCATCAGATCGTCACCGAGGTGCTGCTGTTGCTGATCGGCGGCGACGAGACCACCCGGCACACGCTGTCCGGCGGAACACGGCAGCTGCTGCTGCACCCGGATCAGCACCAGCGTCTGGTGGGAGATTTGAGATTGCTGCCCAACGCAATTGAAGAGATGCTGCGCTGGACCGCGCCGGTAAAGAACATGGCCCGCACGATCACCACCGACACCGAGTTCCACGGGACCCAGCTGCACGAGGGCGAGAAGATGATCCTGCTGTTCGAGTCGGCGAACTTCGACGAGAAGGTCTTCGAGGAGCCGGAGAGTTTCAATATCGAGCGCTACCCGAACAACCACCTCGCATTCGGCTTCGGCACGCACTTCTGTCTCGGCAACCAGCTCGCCCGGCTCGAGCTGTCGATCATGCAGTCGCGCCTGCTGCAGCGCCTGCCGGACCTACGACTGGCCTCCCCAGACGCCCAGCTGCCGTTGCGCCCGGCGAACTTCGTGTCCGGCCTGGAGAAGATGCCGGTCGCGTTCACCCCCAGCGCGCCGCTTTCATAGCCCGTCAGCGCCGAGCGTGAAACTGTTGCGAAAAAAACGACGGTGGATTCAAGGTTTGGTTGCAACAGTTGTGTCTGTCGGGGTGGACAGTAGCTTGTTGAGGCGGTTGGTGGGGTTGTCCCAGTTGAAGCGTTTTCGGGGTCGTCCGTTGAGTTCGTCGGCGACGTAGGCGAGGTGTTCGGCGTCGTGCACCGAAAGGTCGGTGCCCTTTGGAAAGTATTGCCGTAGTAGGCCGTTGGTGTTCTCATTGCTACCGCGCTGCCAGGGTGAGTGGGGATCGCAGAAGTAAACCTCGATGCCGGTGTCGATGCTGATGCGGGCGTGGTGGGCCATTTCGTGGCGTTGGTCCCAGGTCACGGTGCGGCGCAAGGTGGCGGGCAGGTCTTTGACCGCGGCGATCATGGCCTCGGCGACGGCCTCGGCGCTACGGGTATGGGGTAGGTGCAGCAGTCGGACATATCCGGTGGAACGTTCAACCAGCGTGCCGATTTGAGAGGCCTGGTCCTTGCCGATGATCAGGTCTCCTTCCCAATGGCCTGGCACGGCGCGGTCGTTAGCTTCGGCGGGCCGCTCACTGATGTTGACCATGCCTTGGATACGGCCGCGGCCGTCACCGGCGCAGGCCCGTCGGCGCGGTTTACGCAACGCGCGCCCGGTGCGCAGGCATGTCCTCAGTTCCCGGCGCAGTTCTCCGCGCCCTTGCACGTAAAGCGCCTGGTAGATGGTTTCGTGGGACACCTGCATCTCCGGGCGGTCAGGATAGGTCGCGGTCAATACCCCGGCGATCTGTTCGGGGCTGTACTTGTTGACCAACAACGCTTGCACCTCGGCCCGCAATTGCTCACAGCGGCCCAACTTGCCGGTCTTGGGTCGACGCGCCCGTTGCTCGCTGCGCCGCTGAGCGATGCGCGCCGAGTAGCCCGACTTCGCGTCCCAACCGGCCCGGCGGGCCTGAACCGATACCGGGCGCGATAACGGCCCACATGCCCTCGCATGACACCGTTGTGGGCAATCTCGCGCATGATCGTCGACGGCGCCCGGCCCAACCGGCGCGCCATCGAACGGATCGACTCACCGTGCGCGGTGCCGATCATGATCTGTTCACGCTCATCCGCCGACAGCCGCGGCCGTCGCTGTCCTTGAGGCTTTGACCATCGTGGATTCACACCACCAAACCTGCGAAACCACTTGCTACCGCACGTCGCCGACACGCCGACCGCCACCCCGGCATCCTCCGAGGACCATCCCGCAGCGATCAAATCCCAATACCGCCGCTGCACCACCAACAACTGAGGCTGACCCGTCATCAACACCCCTAACTACGAAGTGTTGCAACCACCCCTTGAACTCAAGGACAAAAATTCCGCAGCAGTTTCACGTTCGGCGATTCCATGCCGCAGCCAGCCGCGCCAGGATGCCGCCTCGCGTGTGTTCGCCCATGACGCGGATGGTGATCCAGCCCATGGCATCTAGCGCTTCATAGCGCTCGATATCCCTGCGCAGTTGCCGACGATCGGTGCGATGATGCTCGCCTTCATACTCGAGCGCGATCTTGATGTCTTCCCAACCCATGTCGACAACCGCGACCAGTTCGCTGTACTGCCCGTAGACCGGAATCTGCGTCTGTGGCCGAGGGTATCCTGCCTCGATGGCCAGCAGCCGCAGCCATGTCTCGCGCGGTGACTGCGCACCGGCATCGACAAGGTCCAGCGCGCGCCTGGCCCGCCTGATGTTCCGGTGGCCCTTATAGCGTTCGGCGATGAGTTCTGCATCGGCGACCTTCAACCGGGTTGCCCGAGCCAGGGCGTCGAGAGCAGCGACGGCGCTCCCGACGGGATTGCGGCAGGCAAGGTCGAACGCCGTCCGCGCCTGGGTCGTCACTGGCATTCCCCGCACCGTCGTGATTTCGTCGTCCTCGATGCGATCGGCCCAGGTGCGGACATGTGTTGGCGCGTGGCGATTCTGGTAGATGAGTTCGGCGGGTGCCTGTCCATCGACCCATTCGGCGCCGTGCAGCGCCGCGGCCGACCGGCCGGCGATAACCCCGCGGCGCCGTGACCACAACCACGCCGCCTCGGCGCGCACCACGGCGGTGATCTCGGTATCGCCGGCAACGTAGACGTCACGGTGGATCGCCACAAACCTGCCGGTTCGCAAGGCATACAGCGTCACACGGCCGGACGTGACGGCCTCGCTACCAAGAAATGGGTTTCCCATTCCGCGGAGTATGCCGACGGGCACCGACGGGCCGTCCAGTGTGAAGCCATTGCGAAAATCCGACCGGAAGTTCGCGACAGCTTCACGCTCGACGAAGCGAGCGAACGAAAGGTGCTACTTGTTCTGGAAGTTGGGCTTGCGCTTTTCGGCGAATGCCCGCGGGCCTTCCTTGGCGTCGTCGGACAGGAACACCTTGATCCCGATCTGGGTGTCGATCTTGAACGCGTCGTTCTCGTGCATGCCCTCGGTCTCGCGGATCGCGCGCAGAATCGCCTGCACGGCCAGCGGGCCGTTGTTCTCGATCAGCTCGGCGATCTCGAGCGCCTTGGTCAACGC
This window encodes:
- a CDS encoding nuclear transport factor 2 family protein encodes the protein MTEHPAHEAGRRSREAVGARDKDAWLAVFTDDAVVEDPIGPSAFDPEGKGHRGRDAISAFWDKAISPTTKIEFFFRDTYQCGNEEANVGHILITTGDYQTTAEGVFTYKANDEGKLVALRAYWEMDRAAANTRKI
- a CDS encoding thiolase domain-containing protein; this encodes MAGGGAHLAAVLGTGQTKYVAKRKDVSMNGLVREAIDRALEDSGSTFDDIDAVVVGKAPDFFEGVMMPELFMADAVGATGKPLIRVHTAGSVGGSTAVVAASLVQSGKYRRVLAMAWEKQSESNAMWALSIPIPFIKPVGAGAGGYFAPHVRSYIRRSGAPLNIGAIVAVKDRLNGARNPLAHLHQPDITVEKVMESPMLWDPIRYDETCPSSDGAAAVVIGDEEIAEARLAQGQPVAWIHATALRTEPLQFSGRDQVSPQASRDAAKALWDAAGIKSPIDEIDAAEIYVPFSWFEPMWLESLGFAPEGEGWKLTESGETAIGGKLPVNPSGGVLSSNPIGASGLIRFAEAAIQVMGKGGDHQVPCARKALGHAYGGGSQYYSMWVVGADKPEKVSA
- a CDS encoding thiolase domain-containing protein, which produces MSERNVAVVGFAHPPHVRRTDGTTNGVEMLIPCFAQLYEELGIARTDIGFWCSGSSDYLAGRAFSFISAIDSIGAVPPINESHVEMDAAWALYEAYIKILTGEVDTALVYGFGKSSAGILRQILSRQTDPYTVAPLWPDSVSMAGLQARLGLDNGKWTEIQMARVAFDSFTNARRVDKVESAVNVEGLLDRPFFADPLRRHDIAPITDGAAAIVLAADDRARELRENPAWITGIEHRIETPVLGARDLTDSPSTRAATKAATGGTTANLDVAEIHAPFTHQHLILMDAIRIPGKTKVNPSGGALSANPMFVAGLERIGFAAQHIWDGSANRVLAHATSGPALQQNLVAVMEGKN
- a CDS encoding Zn-ribbon domain-containing OB-fold protein — encoded protein: MTATSSGPTTNDHSEPPLSAPLTLSFDYTRSVGTTLSKFFTALREHRVLGVRGSDGRVHVPPAEYDPVTYEPLGKMVPVSPVGTVMSWAWQPDPLEGQPLDRPFAWALIKLDGADTPLIHAVDAGEPDKIKTGARVHVHWADETVGAITDIAYFKLGEEEEPVEPVASDQDPVTMIITPISLTIQHTASHEESAYLRAIAEGKLLGAKTGEHGKVYFPPHGADPATGQPTTEFVELPDKGTVTTFAIINIPFQGQRIKPPYVAAYVLLDGADIPFLHLVADIDAHEVRMGMRVEAVWKPREEWGFGIDNIEYFRPTGEPDAEYDTYKHHL
- a CDS encoding LLM class F420-dependent oxidoreductase encodes the protein MKLGLQLGYWGAQPPENHGELVAEAEAAGFDAVFTAEAWGSDAYTPLAWWGSSTRRVRLGTSVVQLSARTPTACAMAALTLDHLSGGRHILGLGVSGPQVVEGWYGQSFPKPLARTREYIDIIRQVWAREAPVTSDGPHYPLPLKEGPGRPATGLGKPLKPITHPLRSDIPIMLGAEGPKNVALAAEICDGWLPIFYTPRMADTYNEWLDEGFSRPGARRSREDFEICATANIVITEDRSAAFAAMKPYIALYMGGMGAEDTNFHADVYRRMGYAEVVDEVTKLFRSNQKDKAAEIIPDEVIDDAAIVGDVDYVRKQIAAWEAAGVTMMVVSGRSPEQVRDLVALI
- a CDS encoding acetoacetate decarboxylase family protein; this translates as MTVTQHTIAATVLTMPVRIRQANQHMAMFSVDADAAQHLIDYSGLQVCRYLPGRAIAVLMLMHYIDGDLGQYYEFGTSIMVNPPGSTASGPRALGSAGAFIHHLPVDQPFTLEAGTKIWGYPKVMADFTIREGRQFGSDCVIDGQLVIGMDFRPGLPIRLTPRHQAQRSYSHRDGITRETAFEHTLDGVRTRLGGVSVRLGDHPYAKELASLGLPKRAMLSSSADQVQMTFGDAQEIS
- a CDS encoding cytochrome P450, with product MTLPDLETKPDVDLTDGAFYAGDSRSIYKWMREHEPVFRDRNGLAAASTYQSVIEAERNPELFSNAGGIRPDQPGVEMMIEMDDPQHLLRRKLVNYGFTRKRVKNLEVSITSLCDTLIDAVCERGECDFVWDLAAPLPMAVIGDMLGVRPEERAMFLKWSDDLVSSLSSTAAEADVQVTMEAFATYSQYMMGMIEARKKEATDDLVSVLVHAEVEGAKLEDHQIVTEVLLLLIGGDETTRHTLSGGTRQLLLHPDQHQRLVGDLRLLPNAIEEMLRWTAPVKNMARTITTDTEFHGTQLHEGEKMILLFESANFDEKVFEEPESFNIERYPNNHLAFGFGTHFCLGNQLARLELSIMQSRLLQRLPDLRLASPDAQLPLRPANFVSGLEKMPVAFTPSAPLS